From Actinoplanes oblitus, a single genomic window includes:
- a CDS encoding DUF3817 domain-containing protein encodes MQGALTRYRTIAWIVGVLLVVLVLVGMPLKYLGDNATLVALIGPLHGFLYMVYLLLTFDLSRRVRWPFGRMVVVMLAGTIPFFSFWAERQVTRHWMPNAALEPALKD; translated from the coding sequence GTGCAGGGCGCCCTCACCCGTTACCGGACCATCGCCTGGATCGTCGGCGTGCTCCTCGTCGTGCTCGTGCTGGTCGGCATGCCGCTGAAGTACCTGGGCGACAACGCCACGCTGGTGGCCCTGATCGGCCCGCTGCACGGCTTCCTGTACATGGTCTACCTGCTTCTCACCTTCGACCTGTCCCGGCGGGTCCGCTGGCCGTTCGGCCGGATGGTCGTCGTGATGCTGGCCGGCACCATCCCGTTCTTCTCGTTCTGGGCCGAGCGCCAGGTCACCCGGCACTGGATGCCGAATGCCGCACTCGAGCCCGCGCTGAAGGATTAG
- a CDS encoding SDR family NAD(P)-dependent oxidoreductase, with translation MTNTALVTGGTGGLGAATIAAFLDAGWRVVAPARPGSVDRLPAGVVAVPADLTDPAGAAAAVATAAGDPDAPLKAVVNLVGGYAGSGLIADTPVDEFEAMLTTNLRPTYLTTAAALPHLIAAGGGAVVCVSSRAAVAPFPGAAGYVTAKAAVLAFAATVAVEYKKQGVRCNTVLPSVIDTPANRAAMPDADHGRWVDPAEIAGTVLFLASDASAPVSGAQVPVYGQA, from the coding sequence ATGACCAACACTGCTCTTGTCACGGGCGGCACCGGCGGACTCGGCGCCGCCACCATCGCGGCGTTCCTGGATGCCGGGTGGCGCGTGGTGGCCCCGGCCCGGCCCGGTTCCGTCGACCGGCTGCCGGCCGGCGTCGTCGCCGTCCCGGCCGACCTCACCGACCCGGCCGGTGCGGCCGCCGCCGTGGCGACCGCCGCCGGTGACCCGGACGCCCCGCTGAAGGCGGTGGTCAACCTGGTCGGCGGGTACGCCGGCAGCGGCCTGATCGCCGACACCCCGGTCGACGAGTTCGAGGCCATGCTCACCACCAACCTGCGACCCACCTACCTGACCACCGCGGCCGCCCTGCCGCACCTGATCGCGGCCGGCGGCGGCGCGGTGGTGTGCGTCTCGTCCCGGGCCGCCGTGGCGCCGTTCCCGGGCGCGGCCGGCTACGTCACCGCCAAGGCGGCGGTGCTGGCCTTCGCCGCGACCGTCGCGGTCGAGTACAAGAAGCAGGGCGTGCGCTGCAACACGGTGCTGCCCAGCGTGATCGACACCCCGGCCAACCGCGCCGCGATGCCGGACGCCGACCACGGCCGCTGGGTGGACCCGGCGGAGATCGCCGGCACCGTCCTGTTCCTCGCCTCGGACGCGTCCGCCCCGGTCAGCGGCGCCCAGGTTCCCGTCTACGGCCAGGCATAG
- a CDS encoding HD domain-containing protein — protein sequence MAPRMLLSMPLHAITEVYGEAGLRQRFQLELESFPEPERERLTEALVLAAALHAEDRRVREPYLNHLLRVAIRIIRYYQVRDVDVLVAALLHDAVEDHPAELAGIAPDTSYEKATEAALAVLAQRFNPRVAALVRSVTNPAYDPDRDRHEQYREHVADSLDRDPWARVIKISDFTDNGVGVIHTTLDKAHRSATKYRPLVPKLRELIGRPDTPLSTQAKEHILDQLDLAEERFAAILDE from the coding sequence ATGGCGCCACGGATGCTGCTGTCGATGCCGCTGCACGCGATCACCGAGGTGTACGGCGAGGCCGGCCTCCGGCAACGCTTCCAGTTGGAGCTGGAGTCGTTCCCCGAGCCGGAGCGGGAACGGCTGACCGAGGCGCTGGTGCTGGCGGCGGCACTGCACGCGGAGGACCGGCGGGTCCGCGAGCCGTACCTCAACCACCTGCTCCGGGTGGCCATCCGGATCATCCGCTACTACCAGGTCCGGGACGTGGACGTGCTGGTCGCGGCGTTGCTGCACGACGCGGTCGAGGACCATCCGGCCGAGCTGGCCGGGATCGCACCGGACACCTCGTACGAAAAGGCCACCGAGGCGGCCCTGGCCGTCCTCGCGCAGCGCTTCAATCCGCGGGTGGCGGCCCTGGTCCGGTCGGTGACGAACCCGGCCTACGACCCGGACCGCGACCGGCACGAGCAGTACCGGGAGCACGTCGCGGACAGTCTGGACCGCGATCCGTGGGCCCGGGTCATCAAGATCTCCGACTTCACCGACAACGGCGTCGGGGTGATCCACACCACGCTGGACAAGGCGCACCGCTCGGCGACCAAGTACCGCCCGCTGGTCCCGAAGCTGCGGGAGCTGATCGGGCGGCCGGACACGCCGCTCTCCACCCAGGCCAAGGAGCACATCCTGGACCAGCTGGACCTGGCCGAGGAGCGATTCGCCGCCATCCTGGACGAGTGA
- a CDS encoding GPGG-motif small membrane protein — protein MDLLLWILAVILVVAGILALFRRQILWGVVLIIVGLLVGPGGVSIFT, from the coding sequence ATGGACCTACTGCTCTGGATTCTCGCCGTAATCCTCGTGGTCGCCGGCATTCTCGCGCTGTTCCGGCGGCAGATCCTCTGGGGTGTTGTGCTGATCATCGTGGGCCTGCTGGTCGGGCCGGGCGGCGTCAGCATCTTCACCTGA
- a CDS encoding C40 family peptidase, whose translation MKKQIDKASEKLEDVTETYNKTRLDLKKTKADAVKLSASLKPAQAALAQASAKMSTIATSQYITGRVGPMTVLLSGKQGELLDRMGYLEQITLSNQADIDTYTETTQTFAQKQAALKTTEQKQNLQIQELDAQKKKIKKDLQKLYDMREDLYGSATEDTGSYTGSIPNIAGSAGKAVAFAFKQVGKPYGFGDAGPDSYDCSGLTMAAWAAAGKSLPHNAAAQKGAVRMFSDKSQLKPGDLVFYRGGGHVALYVGDGKIIDAPSAGRDVLYRTINIMTPDSPGYGRVS comes from the coding sequence TTGAAGAAGCAGATCGACAAGGCTTCGGAGAAGCTCGAGGACGTCACCGAGACGTACAACAAGACGCGTCTCGACCTGAAGAAGACCAAGGCGGACGCGGTGAAGCTGTCCGCCTCGCTGAAGCCGGCCCAGGCGGCGCTCGCCCAGGCCAGCGCCAAGATGTCGACGATCGCCACGTCGCAGTACATCACCGGCCGGGTCGGCCCGATGACGGTGCTGCTCAGCGGCAAGCAGGGCGAGCTGCTCGACCGGATGGGCTACCTGGAGCAGATCACGCTGTCCAACCAGGCGGACATCGACACGTACACCGAGACCACGCAGACCTTCGCGCAGAAGCAGGCGGCCCTCAAGACCACCGAGCAGAAGCAGAACCTGCAGATCCAGGAACTGGACGCGCAGAAGAAGAAGATCAAGAAGGACCTGCAGAAGCTGTATGACATGCGCGAGGACCTCTACGGCAGCGCCACCGAGGACACCGGCTCCTACACCGGCTCGATCCCGAACATCGCGGGCTCGGCCGGCAAGGCGGTCGCCTTCGCGTTCAAGCAGGTCGGCAAGCCGTACGGATTCGGCGACGCCGGTCCTGACTCGTACGACTGCTCGGGCCTGACCATGGCGGCCTGGGCGGCGGCGGGCAAGTCGCTGCCGCACAACGCGGCCGCCCAGAAGGGCGCCGTGCGGATGTTCAGCGACAAGAGCCAGCTCAAGCCGGGCGACCTGGTGTTCTACCGGGGCGGCGGGCACGTCGCGCTCTACGTCGGCGACGGCAAGATCATTGACGCGCCGTCGGCCGGCCGGGACGTGCTGTACCGAACGATCAACATCATGACCCCGGACAGTCCCGGGTACGGCCGCGTGTCGTAA
- a CDS encoding glycoside hydrolase family 13 protein, with protein sequence MPSTDAWWRDAVIYQIYPRSFADGNGDGMGDLPGITARLPRLRELGVDAVWLSPFYVSPQHDAGYDVADYRDVDPRFGTLGDADKLIGTAHDLGLKIIVDLVPNHTSSEHAWFRAALAAPPGSPERDRYIFHDEPPNSWQSVFGGPAWEQVPDGQWYLHLFDVSQPDLNWDHPEVRAEFLDILRFWLDRGVDGFRVDVAHGLVKDAALTDWTQPATVLGGLEPAGPPPPMWDQEGVHEIYREWRAVLDGYSPDRILVAEAWVQPEERLARYVRPDEMHQAFNFPYLEAPWKPGELREVIDSSLAATGAVGATTTWVLSNHDVVRHASRLGYPVDEKRKPGIGIGDPQPDTGLGLRRARAATLLMLGLPGSAYLYQGEELGLPEHTTMADEFRQDPARERSGHAERGRDGCRVPIPWEADAPSYGFGPGDHSWLPQPTAWAEYALDRQVDVPGSTYELYRSALRSRREHGLGAGSLTWIESAASTLAFHNEDVLVLTNFGPSAVPLPDGVRILLSSEPLGDDGRVPTDVTVWALR encoded by the coding sequence ATGCCCTCCACTGACGCCTGGTGGCGCGACGCTGTCATCTACCAGATCTATCCGCGGTCCTTCGCCGACGGGAACGGCGACGGGATGGGCGATCTGCCCGGCATCACCGCCCGCCTGCCCCGCCTCCGCGAGCTCGGCGTCGACGCCGTCTGGCTCTCCCCGTTCTACGTCAGCCCGCAGCACGACGCCGGCTACGACGTCGCCGACTACCGCGACGTCGACCCGCGGTTCGGCACCCTCGGCGACGCCGACAAGCTGATCGGCACGGCACACGACCTCGGCCTGAAGATCATCGTGGATCTGGTGCCGAACCACACGTCCAGCGAGCACGCCTGGTTCCGGGCCGCGCTCGCCGCGCCGCCCGGCAGCCCCGAGCGAGACCGCTACATCTTCCACGACGAACCGCCGAACTCGTGGCAGAGCGTCTTCGGCGGGCCGGCCTGGGAGCAGGTCCCGGACGGCCAGTGGTACCTGCACCTGTTCGACGTCTCGCAGCCCGACCTGAACTGGGACCATCCGGAGGTCCGCGCCGAGTTCCTGGACATCCTGCGGTTCTGGCTGGACCGGGGGGTGGACGGTTTCCGGGTCGACGTGGCACACGGCCTGGTCAAGGACGCCGCGCTGACCGACTGGACGCAGCCGGCCACCGTGCTCGGCGGCCTGGAGCCGGCCGGTCCGCCGCCGCCGATGTGGGACCAGGAGGGCGTGCACGAGATCTATCGGGAGTGGCGCGCCGTGCTGGACGGCTACTCACCGGACCGGATCCTGGTCGCCGAGGCCTGGGTGCAGCCCGAGGAACGGCTGGCCCGGTACGTCCGGCCGGACGAGATGCACCAGGCGTTCAACTTCCCCTACCTGGAGGCGCCCTGGAAGCCGGGCGAGCTGCGCGAGGTGATCGATTCCTCGCTGGCCGCCACCGGCGCGGTCGGCGCGACCACCACCTGGGTGCTGTCCAACCACGACGTGGTGCGGCACGCGTCCCGGCTGGGCTACCCGGTGGACGAGAAGCGCAAGCCGGGGATCGGGATCGGCGATCCGCAGCCGGACACCGGGCTGGGCCTGCGCCGGGCCCGGGCGGCCACGCTGCTGATGCTGGGCCTGCCCGGCTCGGCCTACCTCTACCAGGGTGAGGAGCTGGGACTGCCGGAGCACACCACGATGGCCGACGAGTTCCGGCAGGATCCGGCCCGGGAGCGGTCCGGGCACGCGGAGCGCGGGCGGGACGGCTGCCGGGTGCCGATCCCGTGGGAGGCCGACGCGCCGTCCTACGGTTTCGGGCCGGGCGACCACAGCTGGCTGCCGCAGCCCACGGCCTGGGCGGAGTACGCGCTGGACCGGCAGGTGGACGTGCCCGGCTCGACCTACGAGCTGTACCGGTCGGCGCTGCGGTCGCGCCGCGAGCACGGGCTCGGTGCCGGGTCGCTGACCTGGATCGAGTCCGCGGCGAGCACCCTGGCGTTCCACAACGAGGACGTTCTGGTGCTGACCAATTTCGGCCCGTCCGCCGTGCCGTTACCGGATGGCGTCCGGATCCTGCTGAGCAGCGAGCCCCTCGGCGACGACGGCCGGGTCCCCACCGACGTGACCGTCTGGGCCCTTCGCTGA
- a CDS encoding metallophosphoesterase family protein produces MIRIAAVGDVHVDKDVVGRYRPALEELPGRADALLVAGDLTRHGTVDEAKCFATEFGGLAVPVVAVLGNHDHQSDRQDDVARVLTDAGITVLEGTATVLEIRGHRLGVAGTKGFGGGFKGACASNFGERESKDFVRTTERYADSLREALRSVECDALVALTHYAPVPETLTGEPLEIYAFLGCYQLGQAIDDAPTALALHGHAHHGSERGRTPGGVPVRNVAHPVIKQAYNVYQLLSDTVDAKHEELATA; encoded by the coding sequence ATGATCCGGATCGCCGCCGTTGGCGACGTCCATGTGGACAAGGACGTGGTGGGCCGCTACCGGCCCGCCCTGGAGGAGTTGCCGGGCCGGGCCGACGCGCTGCTGGTCGCCGGCGACCTGACCCGGCACGGCACGGTGGACGAGGCCAAGTGCTTCGCCACCGAGTTCGGCGGACTGGCGGTGCCGGTCGTGGCGGTGCTCGGCAACCACGACCATCAGAGCGACCGGCAGGACGACGTCGCCCGGGTGCTCACCGACGCCGGGATCACCGTGCTGGAGGGCACCGCGACCGTGCTGGAGATCCGCGGGCACCGGCTCGGGGTGGCCGGCACCAAGGGGTTCGGCGGCGGCTTCAAGGGCGCCTGCGCGAGCAACTTCGGCGAACGCGAGTCGAAGGACTTCGTCCGTACCACCGAGCGGTACGCCGACAGCCTGCGCGAGGCGCTGCGCTCGGTGGAGTGCGACGCGCTCGTCGCGCTGACCCACTACGCGCCGGTCCCGGAGACCCTGACCGGCGAGCCGCTGGAGATCTACGCCTTCCTCGGCTGCTACCAGCTCGGCCAGGCGATCGACGACGCGCCCACCGCCCTGGCCCTGCACGGGCACGCGCACCACGGCTCGGAGCGCGGCCGGACCCCCGGCGGGGTGCCGGTCCGCAACGTCGCGCACCCGGTCATCAAGCAGGCGTACAACGTGTATCAGCTGCTCTCCGACACTGTGGACGCCAAGCACGAGGAACTGGCGACGGCCTGA
- a CDS encoding CGNR zinc finger domain-containing protein yields MTTHDPLALRYDCGAVWLNLLATRGRAFSADPVERLTGPERLAEWLERSELSPVRPPGPEDLALARELREMLRPLALATVDGVPPPPAAADRLAVLLAEQDAPPRLITGDRLRLAPPATAREAFARIARQAVDQLTGADRHALKVCPEDDCRGVFVDPPGRRRWCPSPACASRGRVRALRARRAAHER; encoded by the coding sequence GTGACCACCCATGACCCGCTCGCGCTCCGGTACGACTGCGGCGCCGTCTGGCTCAACCTGCTCGCCACCCGGGGCCGGGCGTTCAGCGCCGACCCGGTCGAGCGGCTGACCGGCCCCGAGCGGCTCGCCGAGTGGCTGGAGCGGAGCGAGCTGTCGCCGGTCCGCCCGCCCGGCCCCGAGGATCTGGCCCTCGCCCGCGAGCTGCGTGAGATGCTGCGCCCGCTGGCCCTGGCCACCGTCGACGGGGTGCCGCCCCCGCCCGCCGCCGCGGACCGGCTGGCCGTGTTGCTGGCCGAGCAGGATGCCCCGCCGCGATTGATCACCGGTGACCGGCTCCGGCTCGCGCCGCCGGCGACCGCGCGCGAGGCGTTCGCCAGGATCGCCCGGCAGGCGGTCGATCAGCTCACCGGCGCCGACCGGCACGCGCTGAAGGTCTGCCCGGAGGACGACTGCCGCGGTGTCTTCGTCGACCCACCGGGCCGGCGCCGCTGGTGCCCGTCACCGGCCTGCGCGAGCCGCGGCCGGGTCCGCGCGCTGCGCGCCCGCCGGGCCGCGCACGAGCGATAA
- a CDS encoding sigma-70 family RNA polymerase sigma factor — MDAGNARNRVSDGNEGTVGNVEKNTVMRTDQVAEERDLVGVYLHEISRTPLLDAAREVELSKAIEAGLYAEHLLEQGEERRGVSREELERLVTEGQRAKDLFIRANLRLVVSIARRYVRSGMPMLDLIQEGNTGLVRAVEKFDYERGYKFSTYATWWVRQAISRAIAQQERTVRLPVHLVEDVNRMRNVTRQLVRELGGDPEPEQVAAALGVTVERVNELTRWAQDTVSLDTPVGDDGDTNLGDLVADSDAPSPEEIVLSALERQRIEGLLNHLDDRSAGIMRARYGLEDGREHSLTEVASRFSLSRERIRQLEIQALGRLRELARAEGLQAA; from the coding sequence ATGGACGCAGGTAATGCCCGTAACAGGGTTAGTGACGGCAATGAGGGGACCGTGGGCAACGTGGAGAAGAACACCGTGATGCGTACCGACCAGGTTGCCGAGGAGCGCGACCTCGTCGGAGTCTACCTGCACGAAATCTCCCGGACGCCGCTGTTGGACGCCGCGCGGGAGGTCGAGCTCTCCAAGGCGATCGAGGCGGGCCTCTACGCCGAGCACCTGCTCGAGCAGGGCGAGGAGCGTCGCGGCGTCAGCCGGGAGGAGCTGGAGCGACTGGTCACCGAGGGCCAGCGCGCCAAGGACCTGTTCATTCGAGCCAACCTGCGCCTGGTCGTCTCGATCGCCCGCCGCTACGTGCGGTCGGGCATGCCGATGCTCGACCTGATCCAGGAGGGCAACACCGGCCTGGTCCGCGCGGTCGAGAAATTCGACTACGAGCGCGGCTACAAGTTCTCGACGTACGCGACGTGGTGGGTGCGCCAGGCGATCAGCCGGGCGATCGCCCAGCAGGAGCGCACCGTCCGTCTCCCGGTGCACCTGGTCGAGGACGTCAACCGGATGCGTAACGTCACCCGCCAGCTGGTGCGTGAGCTCGGCGGCGACCCGGAGCCGGAGCAGGTCGCGGCGGCCCTGGGCGTGACCGTGGAGCGGGTCAACGAGCTCACCCGCTGGGCTCAGGACACCGTCTCGCTGGACACCCCGGTCGGCGACGACGGCGACACCAACCTGGGTGACCTGGTGGCCGACAGCGACGCCCCGTCGCCCGAGGAGATCGTGCTGAGCGCACTGGAGCGCCAGCGCATCGAGGGCCTACTCAACCACCTGGACGACCGCTCGGCCGGCATCATGCGGGCCCGCTACGGCCTGGAGGACGGCCGCGAGCACTCGCTGACCGAGGTGGCCTCGCGCTTCTCGCTCAGCCGGGAGCGGATCCGCCAGCTGGAGATCCAGGCGCTCGGCCGGCTGCGCGAGCTGGCCCGGGCCGAGGGCCTGCAGGCCGCCTGA
- a CDS encoding nucleotidyltransferase: protein MPHRVDEGLAGTMKRVAASLKTAEIPFALGGSFAVYAHGGHSSDHDVDFLIREQDKERALQELAKVGFQTEEPPEDWLVKVYEDNRMVDLIYRPVETPVTDETLADTERISVEAIYMPVLSATQLMIHKLLSYSQHHCDFAQGLPVARSLREQIDWGRVRRETAKSPYAEAFLVLLDRLDVVPFPSTDG from the coding sequence ATGCCGCACCGGGTCGACGAGGGGCTGGCCGGCACCATGAAACGCGTCGCCGCCTCCCTGAAGACGGCGGAAATTCCCTTCGCGCTGGGCGGCAGCTTCGCCGTGTACGCGCACGGCGGCCATTCCAGCGACCACGACGTGGACTTCCTGATCCGCGAGCAGGACAAGGAGCGGGCTCTTCAGGAACTGGCCAAGGTCGGTTTCCAGACCGAGGAGCCGCCGGAGGACTGGCTGGTCAAGGTGTACGAGGACAACCGGATGGTGGATCTGATCTACCGGCCGGTGGAGACTCCGGTCACCGACGAGACGCTTGCCGACACCGAGCGGATCTCCGTCGAGGCGATCTACATGCCGGTGCTCTCGGCAACCCAGCTGATGATCCACAAGCTGCTCAGTTACAGCCAGCATCACTGCGATTTCGCCCAGGGGCTGCCGGTCGCCCGCTCGCTGCGCGAGCAGATCGACTGGGGCCGGGTGCGGCGGGAGACCGCCAAGTCACCGTACGCCGAGGCGTTCCTCGTCCTGCTGGACCGGCTCGACGTGGTGCCATTCCCGTCCACCGACGGGTAG
- a CDS encoding DUF6158 family protein: protein MHPSLPAGLAVARTGKPLDEQRLMRQRRYTMTDPGSSGGEPVDFEIGVDPVGLPDDALFRELASLYRTRLQTLRHGPDAALENHFRRTAELETEYMARYPGREIDPARLTQDF from the coding sequence ATGCACCCGAGCCTACCGGCGGGTTTGGCGGTCGCCCGCACGGGCAAGCCCCTGGACGAACAGCGGCTCATGAGACAGCGGAGGTACACGATGACGGATCCGGGATCCTCCGGCGGCGAGCCGGTGGACTTCGAGATCGGGGTCGACCCGGTGGGTCTGCCCGACGACGCCCTGTTCCGCGAACTCGCCAGCCTGTACCGGACCCGGCTGCAGACCCTGCGGCACGGTCCGGACGCGGCGCTGGAGAACCACTTCCGGCGCACCGCCGAGCTGGAGACCGAGTACATGGCGCGATATCCGGGACGTGAGATCGACCCCGCCCGGCTCACCCAGGACTTCTGA
- a CDS encoding MFS transporter, whose protein sequence is MGRGGTVHRGYSVAVFVILASLDNVAIGIVPPLYGSIGDAFGVGEARIALATTTMFLISAVAAIGWAYAGDRTDRKPVLLIGTLIWVAGTAWSGLADGYPAFLLAQVIAAFGLGAVASVSFSVVSDLISPRRRGLVMSFWGLSQGLGTLAGTLTGGILGHTDWREPFLVTAAAGLVATVLYLFTYNVPRGESQPELAGVEYDERIHHDHLPIILGRRTNVWLILQGGTAQIAFGSLVWLPVLFRARAEDQGYSTGTAVLVGSAFATIFQLGAALSILGGLAGDRLQRRTPRGRALVAAVGVLAAVPFYVVLFFVPMTITVPDGAGTGAVIRGVLDNVVTEPTVAACLGIAVFALMLTSANSPNWFAMIADVNPPEHRGTVYSLGNLVNGVGRAGGNALVGVAFQRLSGAFPPPLNYAVGLAAFQFFFIPTGVMYWLASRTVAADMAGTHAALLAKASAKGPDGHVGGDPAVVAEGLAAQQDPDAIR, encoded by the coding sequence ATGGGCAGGGGCGGCACCGTGCACCGCGGCTACAGCGTCGCGGTCTTCGTGATCCTGGCGTCCCTGGACAACGTGGCGATCGGCATCGTGCCGCCGCTGTACGGCAGCATCGGCGACGCCTTCGGAGTGGGCGAGGCACGCATCGCGCTGGCCACCACGACCATGTTCCTGATCAGCGCCGTCGCCGCGATCGGCTGGGCGTACGCCGGTGACCGCACCGACCGCAAACCGGTGCTGCTCATCGGCACCCTGATCTGGGTCGCCGGCACCGCCTGGTCGGGGCTGGCCGACGGCTATCCCGCGTTTCTGCTCGCCCAGGTGATCGCCGCGTTCGGGCTGGGCGCCGTCGCCTCGGTGAGCTTCTCGGTGGTCAGCGACCTGATCTCACCGCGGCGCCGTGGCCTGGTGATGAGCTTCTGGGGCCTGTCGCAGGGCCTCGGGACGCTGGCCGGCACCCTGACCGGCGGCATCCTGGGGCACACCGACTGGCGGGAGCCGTTCCTGGTGACCGCGGCGGCCGGGCTGGTGGCCACGGTGCTCTACCTGTTCACCTACAACGTGCCGCGCGGCGAGAGCCAGCCGGAGCTGGCCGGTGTCGAGTACGACGAGCGGATCCACCACGACCACCTGCCGATCATCCTGGGCCGGCGCACCAACGTCTGGCTGATCCTGCAGGGCGGCACCGCGCAGATCGCCTTCGGCTCCCTGGTCTGGCTGCCGGTGCTGTTCCGCGCCCGCGCCGAGGACCAGGGCTATTCGACAGGCACCGCGGTGCTGGTGGGCAGCGCGTTCGCGACGATCTTCCAGCTCGGGGCGGCACTGTCGATCCTCGGCGGGCTGGCCGGGGACCGGCTGCAACGGCGTACGCCACGAGGCCGGGCCCTGGTGGCGGCGGTCGGTGTGCTGGCAGCGGTCCCGTTCTACGTGGTGTTGTTCTTCGTCCCGATGACGATCACCGTGCCGGACGGGGCGGGCACCGGCGCGGTGATCCGCGGCGTGCTGGACAACGTGGTGACCGAGCCGACCGTCGCCGCCTGCCTGGGCATCGCGGTCTTCGCGTTGATGCTGACCTCGGCCAACTCGCCGAACTGGTTCGCCATGATCGCCGACGTGAACCCGCCCGAGCACCGCGGCACCGTCTACAGCCTGGGGAACCTGGTCAACGGCGTCGGCCGGGCCGGTGGGAACGCCCTGGTCGGGGTGGCCTTCCAGCGGCTCTCCGGCGCGTTCCCGCCGCCGCTGAACTACGCGGTCGGGCTGGCCGCGTTCCAGTTCTTCTTCATCCCGACCGGGGTCATGTACTGGCTGGCTAGCAGGACGGTGGCGGCGGACATGGCCGGCACGCACGCCGCCCTGCTGGCCAAGGCCTCAGCGAAGGGCCCAGACGGTCACGTCGGTGGGGACCCGGCCGTCGTCGCCGAGGGGCTCGCTGCTCAGCAGGATCCGGACGCCATCCGGTAA
- a CDS encoding MHYT domain-containing protein, producing the protein MAAHVHHFTYGAFNPIAATLLAYLGSFLGLLCTARARDAHSRGRRNRWLVIAAFAIGGGGIWLMHFSAMLGFDVPDSPVRYDLPVTLLSLAFSVVTVGIGLMVVGHGGRSTAKTIAAGVLTGGGVLAMHYTGMEGMRVSARVHYNPLLVAASAVIALAACTIALWFTVSVRGLHRVAGASAVMAVAVCGMHYTGMAAMSVRMDPTLVPSTSGIRPLTMIVPITVLTAIIIVAVALSALQAMTEEEFTDGAGTPKRGVHAETPQPWTLRQPSVGGLRLSPAARAMAAGRAGGSARPSPGPRPAPRPPTFDPSVAGAPVPSRMTQQRMAPPAATPPAAPAVPGTEPGGPVVGPATSGT; encoded by the coding sequence GTGGCTGCACATGTTCACCACTTCACCTACGGCGCCTTCAACCCGATAGCCGCGACGCTGCTGGCGTACCTCGGCTCGTTCCTCGGGTTGCTCTGCACGGCACGGGCGCGGGACGCGCACAGTCGCGGCCGGCGTAACCGGTGGCTGGTGATCGCCGCGTTCGCGATCGGCGGTGGCGGCATCTGGCTGATGCACTTCTCCGCGATGCTCGGCTTCGACGTGCCGGACAGCCCGGTCCGCTACGACCTCCCGGTCACCCTGCTCAGCCTCGCCTTCTCGGTGGTCACCGTGGGTATCGGGCTGATGGTGGTGGGGCACGGCGGGCGAAGCACCGCCAAGACCATCGCGGCCGGCGTGCTGACCGGTGGTGGGGTGCTGGCCATGCACTACACCGGGATGGAGGGCATGCGGGTGTCCGCGCGGGTGCACTACAACCCGCTGCTGGTCGCCGCGTCCGCGGTGATCGCGCTGGCCGCCTGCACGATCGCCCTGTGGTTCACCGTCTCGGTACGCGGCCTGCACCGGGTGGCCGGCGCCTCCGCGGTGATGGCGGTAGCGGTCTGCGGCATGCACTACACCGGCATGGCGGCGATGTCGGTGCGGATGGACCCCACCCTGGTGCCGAGCACCTCCGGGATCCGGCCGCTCACCATGATCGTGCCGATCACCGTGCTGACCGCGATCATCATCGTCGCGGTGGCCCTGAGCGCGTTGCAGGCGATGACCGAGGAGGAGTTCACCGACGGCGCCGGCACCCCGAAGCGCGGCGTGCACGCCGAGACGCCGCAGCCCTGGACGCTGCGCCAGCCCTCGGTGGGCGGGCTCCGGCTCTCTCCCGCGGCCCGCGCGATGGCGGCCGGCCGGGCCGGTGGCAGCGCCCGCCCGTCGCCCGGCCCACGCCCGGCGCCGCGGCCGCCCACCTTCGACCCGTCGGTGGCCGGCGCCCCGGTCCCCTCGCGGATGACGCAACAGCGGATGGCGCCACCGGCCGCGACACCCCCGGCCGCACCGGCCGTACCGGGCACCGAACCCGGTGGTCCGGTGGTGGGTCCGGCCACATCCGGCACGTGA